One window of the Tetragenococcus koreensis genome contains the following:
- a CDS encoding TPM domain-containing protein, with translation MKEVNDSHLTKNTIKNIHNYYQRFKRLNNFYVILCSLFILLSLLFFVFGIPLLNNQKNVTEQRYTQQINGFQAQKEEKEEQIDAQGSTSFEDTLQAQEEQYANEYNPQADYYEADIGDGDSTIAIDRNNIFVSDNAEVLSSQAKQKIYDLNRQLDENANGAQFMVVTLNQLPSDTDIERYATDIFNTLGIGNDEEDNGVLYVMSVSEQEARLEVGYGFEDTLTDANSQEIIDNDEVVEDYQDENYSEGVMQTTDLVADYINSATPYEDSRINYYQERLQILPFIYLIPIVIVAILFVAVLLYFIGTMKTRKLLANDYKEFSNTIEDNRIPADQAAEKIKHLSLYGLLFYGMVYWQTYRHVLKNRDIGRLLHKYPSGRKMGRRVLVGDTLYDYRGLILTAHYASSAYNPRSSKGRGRGGGGFGGGFGGGSFGGGASGGGGASGGW, from the coding sequence ATGAAAGAGGTCAACGATTCACATTTAACTAAAAACACAATAAAAAATATTCATAATTATTATCAACGTTTCAAACGCTTGAATAACTTTTATGTTATCCTATGTAGCTTGTTTATATTGTTGAGCCTATTATTTTTTGTTTTTGGTATCCCGCTGTTGAATAATCAAAAGAATGTAACTGAGCAACGCTATACCCAACAAATTAACGGCTTTCAGGCCCAAAAAGAGGAAAAAGAAGAACAAATTGACGCTCAGGGTTCAACTTCATTTGAAGATACACTACAAGCGCAAGAAGAACAATATGCTAATGAATACAACCCACAAGCTGATTATTACGAAGCCGATATAGGAGATGGAGATAGTACTATTGCGATTGATCGTAATAATATATTTGTTTCTGATAATGCGGAGGTTTTGTCTAGTCAAGCTAAACAGAAAATCTATGACCTGAATCGACAGTTGGATGAAAATGCCAATGGCGCACAATTTATGGTGGTAACTCTTAACCAGTTACCTAGTGACACAGATATTGAAAGATATGCAACAGATATTTTTAATACATTAGGTATAGGAAATGATGAAGAAGATAACGGCGTTTTATATGTGATGTCAGTTTCTGAACAAGAAGCCAGGTTGGAAGTGGGCTACGGTTTTGAAGACACTTTGACAGACGCCAATAGTCAGGAAATTATTGATAATGACGAAGTAGTAGAAGATTATCAGGACGAGAACTATTCAGAAGGTGTCATGCAAACTACTGACCTGGTTGCTGACTACATTAATTCTGCGACGCCTTATGAAGATAGTAGAATTAATTATTATCAAGAGCGCTTGCAAATCCTACCTTTCATCTATCTTATTCCGATTGTAATTGTAGCTATTTTGTTCGTAGCGGTTCTTTTGTATTTTATAGGAACAATGAAAACTAGAAAACTGCTTGCAAATGATTATAAAGAGTTTTCTAATACTATTGAAGATAATCGTATACCAGCAGATCAAGCAGCCGAAAAAATTAAACACCTTAGTTTGTATGGTTTACTTTTTTATGGCATGGTTTATTGGCAAACTTACCGTCATGTATTGAAAAATAGGGATATAGGCAGACTTTTACACAAGTATCCTTCAGGGCGAAAAATGGGTCGGCGTGTGTTAGTCGGCGATACTTTATATGATTATCGCGGGTTAATTCTAACTGCTCATTATGCTTCGTCAGCTTATAACCCTAGATCATCCAAAGGTCGTGGCCGCGGCGGTGGCGGTTTTGGCGGTGGATTCGGCGGAGGTTCATTTGGTGGCGGTGCCTCTGGAGGCGGCGGTGCTTCCGGTGGTTGGTAA